One stretch of Glandiceps talaboti chromosome 7, keGlaTala1.1, whole genome shotgun sequence DNA includes these proteins:
- the LOC144437310 gene encoding peptidase M20 domain-containing protein 2-like — MRIWSKVISHRQLIGKLGGWDAEILEGCIITKGGVKPSMIPEETEMQIYLRAGDARDLHMLQQRVAACIVAAAKASGCEAHFEFLGRPYLSMIHNCLLAELFQKHAEMLGIIFSTDPESVLTPTGSSDMGNVSHRVPSIRPTFSIDSPAIVKTPAFTQAAGTDSAHKRTLVTAKALAMSMIEVLEKPELMDDIKREFEEATAPRTPTNSRCPSSAGSCSSLTAIPMNGSEPMLA; from the exons atgcgAATTTGGTCAAAAGTTATATCTCATAGACAACTAATAGGAAAACTAGGCGGATGGGATGCAGAAATTTTAGAGGGAT GTATCATCACAAAAGGAGGCGTCAAGCCAAGTATGATCCCAGAGGAAACAGAGATGCAGATTTACTTAAGAGCAGGTGATGCTAGAGACTTGCATATGTTACAGCAGAGAGTAGCTGCATGTATTGTTGCAGCTGCCAAAGCATCTGGGTGTGAAGCTCATTTTGAGTTCCTTGGAAGACCCTATCTAAGCATGATTCACAATTGTCTTCTAGCTGAACTCTTCCAGAAACATGCAGAGATGCTTGGCATTATTTTCTCAACTGATCCAGAGAGTGTACTGACACCCACTGGTTCATCAGATATGGGTAATGTCTCCCACCGTGTACCAAGCATCAGACCTACCTTCAGTATTGACAGCCCAGCAATTGTCAAAACACCAGCATTCACACAAGCTGCAGGTACAGATTCAGCTCATAAACGCACTCTGGTTACAGCAAAAGCACTGGCTATGAGTATGATTGAAGTTTTGGAAAAACCTGAACTCATGGATGATATCAAGAGGGAGTTTGAAGAAGCCACTGCCCCTCGTACACCCACTAACTCAAGATGCCCGTCTAGTGCTGGTTCATGTAGCAGCCTGACAGCTATACCAATGAATGGGTCTGAACCAATGCTGGCATAA
- the LOC144437786 gene encoding cilia- and flagella-associated protein 410-like: MVKLTASLVLARARSSDLESVKKLNCWGSDITDVSIFRQMPNVEVISLSVNSITTLEDFSHCANLTELYVRKNNVENLSDIHFLKKLPKLRVLWLADNPCASQHKYRMTVLKMLPNLQKLDNVPVQPEEINQAIEEGENLPVPTEETKSSTDKNTESTSPSNSQVKDGQAAGDSAVKLTLEETNTIREQLGLKPLPADKLSPAKTIRHHGSKNRNANILSAVLSLVKELDHDSLEVVINECRNRLETF; encoded by the coding sequence ATGGTCAAGTTAACTGCCAGTTTAGTTCTAGCGAGAGCAAGGTCTTCCGACTTAGAAAGTGTCAAGAAACTGAACTGTTGGGGAAGTGACATAACAGATGTCTCGATATTCCGCCAGATGCCCAATGTCGAAGTAATAAGTCTCAGCGTTAATAGCATCACTACCTTAGAGGATTTCAGTCATTGTGCAAACTTAACAGAATTGTACGTAAGGAAAAACAACGTTGAAAACCTAAGTGACATTCATTTCTTGAAGAAGTTACCCAAACTACGAGTGTTATGGTTAGCGGACAACCCTTGTGCATCCCAACACAAGTACAGAATGACCGTTCTAAAAATGTTACCTAATCTGCAGAAACTAGACAACGTCCCCGTACAACCCGAAGAAATCAACCAGGCCATTGAAGAGGGCGAGAACCTGCCCGTCCCCACCGAGGAAACGAAATCGTCCACTGATAAAAATACCGAGTCAACTTCCCCCTCCAATTCACAGGTGAAGGATGGCCAAGCTGCTGGGGACAGTGCTGTTAAATTGACGCTGGAAGAAACCAACACAATCCGGGAACAACTTGGATTGAAACCCCTACCTGCTGACAAATTGTCACCTGCTAAAACCATCCGACATCATGGCAGTAAAAACAGAAATGCCAATATTTTGTCGGCAGTTCTGTCTTTGGTGAAAGAACTTGACCATGACAGTCTAGAAGTGGTTATTAATGAATGTAGAAATAGACTAGAAACATTTTAG